The Pyrus communis chromosome 12, drPyrComm1.1, whole genome shotgun sequence genomic sequence CGTACAATATTTATGTTTAGTTTGATACTTAGTTATGTCAGACCTATTGTGGAACTTACCACGATCGTCCTCCCGTTAAATGATGTTAAGGACCccaatcaaaatatttaaacaaacaaaatttcaatataACAATTAGGTTGATTAGAGACCAGAATCAAAGTGATCCAAAAAATAATCCTCCTACGTCTTAAGCCTTCAAATTGATtagcaaaaacaaaattaaattggCTTGTGTTTGGAGCCTATGATTTTTATAGTCCTATAAAAAATTCCCACTTGGTGGATATTAAATTTCTGAATCGACCATTACCAATTTACCATATTATATAAAGTCCACGAGTCAGATGGTACCTCCCCAACACTAATACAACGCCCTCCCAACGGCTACCCTTTTTAAATAAACATAATCAAGCAAGTCCATTTCTTGCTGCCATCATTGCTTAGCTGTTTCTACCCTAAGCAAATTGGTGTGATGAAAGCCGAACACAAACCTCGGGAACAGGAATAAACGCTCTTAACCTCTTGAGCTACAGGCCTCTTGCATATCTTACCGGGTTACATTGAACTTAATAAGGTTTGATTCATTTTTTAATCTGCCTGCGTTTGACAGACCGTTGAAGAATGGAAGTAATTTACTGCTGCAAGAATGAAAGTTTCGTGACAAAGACGAGACAATGTTTGGTGTAGGGAATCTTTAGATAGCCCGAAATCAACGATACGGCAGTTTTTGTTTATAATAATCTTGTTTTGATGACCGCAGACCAGCATATGCTTGTAAAATGGttcaaaggaaaactaaatACGCGTAACACTGACATATGAAACTATAATCTTGGTACTTAAGACCTCTTCTTTGTCGTATACTGGTTGGTTTTAATGTTTGAAGTCTTGCCCAGATGGTGGTAGTGTTGATCAGTTCAGACTTGAGACTGCAGAGACAGAAACAGTTGCTGTGTCAACTTGGTTCAAAGTCGTCTCGCGTAAGTAGCTGGTTTAAGAGGGATCAGAAGAGCATCATCTGCTTGAGTACATAGATCGATTATAGCTCGCTCACAGGTATATATAAGAGTTGACCCTATTCGGGTGGcttctatttttttgtttgtgggaAGTGTTTTTTAGTATGGTCAATGAAGGGATTAAGGGAAGCTCAGTGAATGATTCTCTTGTGAAACCAGAAAGCAGTCGGCAGAAGTTGATAAACGCATTGGCGATTCCAAGAAGTGAGGGGCAGGAGATGGAAGGAAGAAGGCTTTCGGACTTCTATAGGAATACAAGTGAGGAGTTGATCCTGAGATCTCATATGGAGAGCCCAGTTGCAATGCCTCTACCAACCATGGAGATGCTTGGTTTTAAGAATTTGTCTCAAAACTTTCGTACTGATAGCGAGGAACTCTTCAAAAGCTGGCTCACAAATGGAGAGGCAAGCAGCCGTGTTATCCTTATCCTACATACtcatttacttgtttttctctttgaaaGTTTGATCATTCGTTGAATGTCCAATAGAACATCCATCTAGGTTTGAGTCAGTTAATTGTTTCACATAAGATACACAAAATCCATTAGAAGCTGGATGATATATGGACTTGTGGGTTCGGTGCTCTGTCCCTTTCCTGATCGtcttttttgtttgattgacATGTAACTTTTTCCAGACCAATTGCTATAATTCGTCAAGCATTGCACATCGTACCAGATCACGGATGTAAGTAGTCTGCAGTTCGAGCAACCCTTAAATGGAAATCATGTGCTACGCCTTAAAAACATTGTTATTTTCCAGACTGCGTTGTGTTTTTTTTACCTTCAGACTTCCGGATCTTTGATCTTCTTTGCTTTCTTGTTATAAGCTCATAATTGCTTTGTGCATCACAGGATTTCTACTGAAATAGCTAGCTTGCCGGGTCAGCAACATGTCGGTAtacttcaaaagaaaagaagcaaCGATTGTTTGTATCCACCAATTAATACAATGCCTGATGAAATCTCGGGTGACAACAATCAAAGTTCAATCAGGTGGCTACTGCTCCCTTCTAATAAGCTGCCTTGTAGCATATACGAATTTCTTCACACGGTGACGATAACAATTTTCTAAGATAGTTACATTGATTTAATTTGGTCTCAATTTTTTCAGGCATGGTGTTGAACGAGGGATACAAGCTAGCGAGTTATACTTGGCTAAGGCATGTTAATATTGATTCCTTTCAGGATTCATTTCAAGGAAGCTTCATCTTGTATGTATCTGATATTTTCCTATCAATGCAGGCCTGGTTTCACAGTTCTCAACCAATGACAAGAAGCCGATCCTCTGAATTGCGGTAATTTTTATACACTTGTTTATAGATAATAACCGCAGAATTTCTGTTAAACTTCCTGTTGATGCAGTCCTTAATTTagttcatttattttttcttatctACTTGTACGGAGGGCACATgtcatcatctcatttcattcaATGAGTATATATTAAAATACAGGAGGAGGTATGTCGCTATGCAAAACGCTCAAATGCCAGCAGGTCTGGAAGTCATGCAGACTGCTTCAGGGAATAGCAATCTAGCAAATCAGGATTTTGTGTTTTCAAATGGTTTCAATGACCCTCCTATTTGTGAGGTCAGCAACCAATTGGCGACCTTCATTTCTCCATCCAATTCATCATCGTCCACTTTCAACACCCCACTAATGAGTGAAATGGATAAAGTTTCATCTGTGGTGACCATGCTAAAGGGTACCTTGGAGCGCAAAAAGCTTAGCAATCAGATCGAGAAACAAAGTGTGGATGATGATAGATCCAATGGACGTTTCTCTGTTCAAGAAGTTATTTTCAACACCGGTTTTGATCAAGGGGAAAGGGATCAACTTCATGATATGGCAGCTGGAACATTTCAGGAAGTATCCACTATCCAAGTTAATGGTCATAGAATTACACAAAACGTTGAAGGTTCACTGGATCTTCAGATGGAAGGTTTTGTAAATATCACAAACCCAAATCCCGTAAGCAGGACTTCTCAAGAACGTTCCCAAAGTGAATCATCTGCTGCTGCACCAGTAGTTTCATCTGGTTTTGATGCATGTGACGGTCCCAGCAATTCAGGTCAAACCCTGAGCATTTGTGAAAGTTCAATCAAACGAGCTGAAAGCTCTAGATCCAAAGGTGATCCTTTTTAAGTCACTGTTTCCTTCTTATGAAAATTGTATTGCAGACTCATATCGGTGACCCTTTAGCTTTTAGAAGCCCTTGAGTTATCTTATGCAAGTTTCGATGACAGAGAAccaacatacaaaataaatcgATTAGCCCAAGATACATAATTACCATCATGATACATCTTAAAATTGTGAAAGAACTATGATCGgaattatctttttgtttccaTTTACCAGAGTAAATGAAAATTTGTACAAAATTAAAAGACTATCAGCACAAAATGTAACTGTATGCCTGTGCAGATGTTTCAGATGCACACCTTTCTTTCTCCGCTTGTGATTAAAAATGTTTATGAAGACATATTAGCactaataataaaaagttaattCTGGTAAGCATCTGTGAGCGTTTCATGTAACTAAATTATATATCTTGTCGTGGAACTACAGATGTCAGAGAACGGATAATTGGCAATTTGAAAGATGATCAAAAGGTATACTCTACTCTTGGACATTGAGTACAGCATGTTATTATGAAAACATCTAAAACATTTACcaagtttcatttttctttgttctttaaCTTGGCATATTTCACAGAGTGGGAAACGTTTAGACCGCTACGGATCAGTGACATCAGCTGTTTCAGGTATCCAATTATGACTAAAACTTCATCATAATGAGTTAAGGATTTCGTGTCAATGTTACCTCTATGAATAAATTAAACCAGAATGTTCTTGGTTCTTAAAGCATACTTATGAATTGAACTTTATGAGATTTTAGAATGGAATGTACTCTAGTTGATGGGACAAGAAAAACCAAACTCTTTACTTATGATGTGCAACACATACAACGGAAGGTTCTTATGTTCGAGGTGAACTAGGAAGCCTTTGGACTAACCTGACATTTTTTTCCCCTCATGGTATTCTCTCTAACCAAAACAAAATGTTATGCAGTGGACAAGGAGGATGCAACAAAAAAACGCAGGGTGGAGAGGTCACGGAAGTAAGTACAGCAATACCCACAATGGGGGATAGTATTGTCTTCCCCCGAAAGAACTTCTCTTCTTCGAAAtttagattttcttttctttatttccaTATTTTTGTTAACAAATGGGAGCAGATTTAGTTAATTGGCTATCCGTTGAATCTTGAttccggtttttttttttcaaatttggatGCTCATATATGAGTTAAGGATAAATGGGTTGATTTTAAGCACACGGGTTCACATAAGATACGATAGCGGAAAAAACACGAGCATACTTATCTCACATACTGTCTGACATCAAATTGATCGCATTGAAGAGTGAACTTTTCGTATTGAAGATTGTAACTTTTGTTAGGAATTCTAGGAGGAGAAGTTGGGGAGGATTTTATGTTAAAATCAGTGAGCTGGTTCAAGTGATGCCAGAACATATCTTTGTAGGCAACATGAAGCAATGGAAATTATCTAGAAAGTGCTACTTGTGTTTTAGAGATGAGAAGGTTATATTTACGTTAAGTTTCTTGTCGATGTAGAATGGCGGAGGCAAAGGGAAGGAACTCAACTCCAGTAATTCCATCTGATATGCAATCTGTCTTGAAGCGGTGCGAAAATCTTGAAAAGGAAGTGCGATCACTCAAACTGAACTTGTCCTTCATGAATAGGTAACGAAACAGATTAGCTTTCATTTCCTCAGAATTTTCTACTTTGATGTTTCCGCGTACGAAGCAACTTATTTGCTCTTTCACTCAAGTCACATTATGCATACAACCGTTGAATATCCGTATCTAAGATGGAATGGTGCAGTTGTTTGCTAAATGACATAAACTTTCTAGTTGTATTAATCAAGATTTTTATGGTTCAGAAACTTGCTGTGCGTTAGAGCTTCTAACTAACTTCTGTTAATAGGTTTCGTTCGTCCGAAACTTAGTTAAGTCTGTCGGTTAAGTGCTAGAACTAGTAAATTGTCGAGCAAAGTCTTTGGAAAGTATTGCCAGTTAGATCAAATCAACTGACAGGGTCTTTTTGGGAGCACGAAAGCTTTTGGTTTGACTGCTAGAAACACGCCTTCGTGTTCTATCTGAAACTTCATTGATTATCTAAGTGTTACATTGTTTCAGGAAGGATTCTGAGCAGACTAAGCAGATAGAGGAGCTGCAGAAGCAAAATGAAGATCTAATGGATGAAAAAGAACGGCTCGTGGAGGAGATAGAGAGAGTCCTTTCAGAAACTGGCAATGTTTGAAACTCATCAACTTCTGGTTTGCAGTTGACTTCAGGATCTTGAGAATTTATACAGGTTCAATGAGGAAGACAAAGCAAGCAGACAAATGTCAATGCTTGATGCACagtaaatttatatatataactaagCTACTTAGACGTTCCTCCCGACTCTCACAAAGCGAGGAGTCTTGTTAGCTTAGGGTTGCCCTTTTTATATAACTAAGGTCAGGTAAAACGGTAAAGCTTATTCGTAGCTTTGGAAATTCTAGAGTAAGGAAGACCAAGCTGCTTgtgtttcaatttttcttccatGATACGTCGCATTAGGTGCGAAGGTCAATTTGAAATGTATACCGCATGAAATAATTTGGGCAACGGCAAATGGAGGTTACTTCGTCTTATACAATGATATTCTGATAAGGCGAGGTGGCTTTAGGCCAAGCCACAATGACCTAATTACAACTAAGTATCGAATTTAATATAAATGTTAAATTATTCTCGTCATTTATGTGAGTTGAAACTGAGAATCATCACGTGTAGTACACAAGCTTTTAATAACTTAGAATCCTTCTAGTTCTTCGTGGCATTTGTCTAATTGGGTGCTTGAGTTGATTTCATCGAAGCCACTTTTAAACCATAAAAAGTCAACGAAGAAACTTTATAAACTCCATAATCCTATATTAGTAAGTTAAATTAGTGAAAATCTGATGTAAGATACGAAATTTCTCGAGAAATGCATGCAAGACTTACCATATGATTTggttttctggaaaaaaaataaaaaaaaaaaaaaaaaaaaaatgaaaagagggAACACCAAACGCCAAGGGGTAAAATAGAGAACTAGTGGATTGCAAGTAGAAAATTGTCTTGGTAGATATGATCTTCCTCTTCAAAGTTAAAACTACTCCGTCTCGATTTCAAACAATTTAATTAAGTGTAGATTATCCTATTATTTGCAAGGaaacaaaagaataaattagtaatttctttaaaaaaaagagagaaaattggaCATTTTGGATACAAAAAAGAAACTTGGtgtgcaaatatatatatatagagagagagagagatagagagagagagagagagagagagagagagagagaggtgggtgGCAATTAATGGTACGTGCATGGAGTGACCTTTGGCTATTAAagagtgtgattagtttttaaaatttaaaaaagagtgaaaaaatGATAGTgggacaatttctcttaataagtgcatattttatcttaatattatataattactgttttgtcctccttatgtaaatattatgtatcaaaagtgaggataaaataggaaaaaatagAGATGATTGTCATTTTATCGAAAGATACGAAATTACTATTTTGTCCTCCTTATATAAGTATTATGTATCAAAAGTGACggcaaaatagaaaaaaaaggggcaagtgcatattttatcttaatattacataattactgttttgtcctccttatgtaaatattgtatataaaaagtgagggtaaaatagaaaaaatagggatatgattgtcattttatcaaaagatacaaaattactattttgccctccttatGTAAGCATTGTGagggaaaaattagaaaaaaaaaaagtgacaaaAAGTTGACAAGAAGGGTTCTCTTAGTAATAGTATAGATAAACTTAATCTCATAAtatcgtgttttttttttttttaacataatttgATCTCTACAGCCAGGAATTGATTTTCAAAACTCCTTAGTTGCTTTGTCTTCAAATTTTCGGCATTTCTCTCAAGAACCTAAGTTGCTTCAAGGTGAGTCCCTGAATCTATTCCTACTATACTCATTTTCTTTGAGATCTCTAGATTTATTCCTTTTaaacttattttctttgttgtccgatgagtccatattatatcatatattttatcttattcttagttataatttattgtttattttggtATAATCAATGTAGGATATttgacttcctctggagcaaaaagtgaccaaacggatgaattttggattGATTCTAATTGGAGAATGTTCGTCaatctttcaagatgattgtatcaaaattccagatttttctaccaagctgtTTGACCGTGGTGATGAAAAGAAGGCCCAGCGCGCAGCTTTTCCAGATTGACATTTCTGAACATTTTGGATATTTTTGAGGTCAAGatgacatattttgaggaagactccttctgaggatttgttgGGGACGTCTTAAGCTTTAATAAGAGACCTTTTGGGATGAAATCGAAGTTAATTTGGTGGgtcaaaagtttgatttttttagaAGTCCAAATttcagttcaaataggaaaccttttatttcctaattatcttattctattatgtttcctagtttttagaagaccttttgTAGTAAGAATTTtgttttgtagtagtataaataaagctatttagccattaggaaAGGGAATGCATCAATTTGGAGAACTTAGTTAGGCTTTGACGATTTgtatttcaaggtgttttctattctttttctatttcaatcaaattccttttgttttatggtttaAGTAACTAATTTTCGTTTGGTAGGGTGATGCCTTGAGTCATAGTATGAATATGTagcttttatttaattaattatgatattatgcatgcatactttgaattattaatcactgtgtttaAACTGTCTTTGTGTCTTAATGATTCACGACCATtatgatgtttagataagtaatcggatgcaTTCGGTCGAAATACCACCAAgggattgagtattgcttcttgtgattgatagttgtaatttcacctaggGTGAATACCTTAGGGGTTGcgtggtttttcaaagggttttcacaaaacgtAATGAGTTATGCAAGTTTATATTTAATCTGAATACCACAGACGGATTACATGTTTGATATACATTCTAACTTGAATACCACgagtagaatatgcattaggaaaacctaaccttcaaagttgcacaTGTAATtaataagtaattggtaaatctacataagattgttaaggtgatggcggaaccctagtgtccttttatcattattttctaAGATTGTTCCCTTTCAAATTggttttctttaattgttttaatttaaaattcgtttttaatattctaggtcataaaatcaacattttcgaaactttgttttaaatagttaactaagaattagtttaaatacaaattattcaatcaatCCCTGTGGAAACAACCTTgcttgagccgtttatactacaactacattgttctcttgcaagtatttttaagtatttttatccctacttttgcaggtggtaaaagtCTTATCATTGTCCACTAACATTAAGTTTTGCATGTCCAAATCTATCGGTGATATTTAGAAATGTAGTTTAGTCGAACTCTGTAAGAATAGAAAATCTGACATATGCATATCCTACAAGAAATaggtttggaaaaaaaattacttggTATTCAGCATGTAAACTTTTCGTGTGTAAGATCATGACTTGGATCTTTTTTATTTCATCGATTTTGTTAATATCctcattttctttgaaaaaaagaaagaaggggaagGATCTTCTTCGGGAGGATCCCTCTTGTTCTTGTTTATTCCACCTTTTTTTGGAAGTTGTCTCTAATTCTACATAGGTTTCTTCCTCACTTTCTCATCTTTCTTTCGTTCATGAGGTTTCTTTCAGTTTATAGTAACAATGGGTGACAACATTGGGCTTAAATATCAAACACAACTGAAGATTTCATTCGTAGGTTTTTCCAAAAGGTAATCAAAGGATAATAATTATTTCATAGCACATTAGGATATTGGATGTTCTTAGTAATAGTGGGTAACGACATTGtgtaaatacaagaaataactAAAAGAATATTAAAGATTTCAATCATAGATTTTCCGAATTGATCATTACATGATAAGAACTTTCTAGATTTGTTCAAATGAAGGAAATGGTAATAACTGATTAAAATAGAGGTAATTACAAAATTTGCATGCATCAAGCACACTAGTACGAATATAAAGAGGGCGAGAAGTGGCAATTTATGGTGCCATTAAACTGATTTTCGATAATTTGTGAAGATTTGAGATGCATGGCACTATGTATTCAAACAAcgaatttttaggtttttttatttattctgaATCTAGTTTTATATAATAGTTAAATACTGAACCGATTTGGAATTTTGATTAATCGTTGTAAAGACGAACTTTTGACAAATgcttaaataaaaattgaatgtTTAGCTTTGCTTTAAGTTACTAATTCGTACTAGAGCTCTACTGGCATATTGAAGGTTCGATGCCTCCGAATATTTTCCAAAGATAATTTCATAATTATCTAtttgcttttataaaaaaaatgttaaattttttctcagttttaattttttaaattaatttgaagGATGGTCTGTTTGAGGGTCGaaggattttagggttttgataaATTCAGACACTGCAATTTACCCCTTTTCCTCGTGGTTGTGTTTCAGTAGCTGAAGAGAGAAGAAGGGACATGGCGAGCGAAAATGTTCACGCAGCTGCAAGGTCCGGTAATCTTC encodes the following:
- the LOC137709783 gene encoding protein CYCLOPS-like, giving the protein MVNEGIKGSSVNDSLVKPESSRQKLINALAIPRSEGQEMEGRRLSDFYRNTSEELILRSHMESPVAMPLPTMEMLGFKNLSQNFRTDSEELFKSWLTNGEASSRTNCYNSSSIAHRTRSRMISTEIASLPGQQHVGILQKKRSNDCLYPPINTMPDEISGDNNQSSIRHGVERGIQASELYLAKAWFHSSQPMTRSRSSELRRRYVAMQNAQMPAGLEVMQTASGNSNLANQDFVFSNGFNDPPICEVSNQLATFISPSNSSSSTFNTPLMSEMDKVSSVVTMLKGTLERKKLSNQIEKQSVDDDRSNGRFSVQEVIFNTGFDQGERDQLHDMAAGTFQEVSTIQVNGHRITQNVEGSLDLQMEGFVNITNPNPVSRTSQERSQSESSAAAPVVSSGFDACDGPSNSGQTLSICESSIKRAESSRSKDVRERIIGNLKDDQKSGKRLDRYGSVTSAVSVDKEDATKKRRVERSRKMAEAKGRNSTPVIPSDMQSVLKRCENLEKEVRSLKLNLSFMNRKDSEQTKQIEELQKQNEDLMDEKERLVEEIERVLSETGNV